Proteins co-encoded in one Anabaena sphaerica FACHB-251 genomic window:
- a CDS encoding glycerophosphodiester phosphodiesterase family protein: MIGFSSLPADSFAEGPESGNGISGNGRTGPFPGQPIQGFSGVQFADDKSFYFLSDNGYGAKNNSADYLLRIHRVDPNFQGTENGDGTVNTLGFIQLSDPDNKIPFSIVNEGTTARLLTGADFDIESFVIAKDGSIWIGEEFGPYLLHFDATGKLLDAPIPTPNTITLNTLTGEAPIVIGHRGASGELPEHTLGSYKLAIEQGADFIEPDLVSTKDGVLIARHEPMLDDTTNVAEVFGADRKTTKMLDGVEVTAYFASDFTLAEIKTLKAKMPQGFRTQVFNDLYEIPTFAEIIELVKQVELDTGRKIGIYPETKHPTFHDNLNLSLEEPLLATLEAADFTDPSRVFIQSFEVANLKELNGKTDIPLVQLLDAYDVNLDGSLQEVQPYDFVVSGDIRTYANLRTVAGLAEIATYADGIGPWKRMIVSVKGVDANNDGVADDVNGDGAVNDADKTLTAPTTLVQDAHAVGLLVHPYTFRNEGRYLASDYNGNPAEEFKQLINLGVDGYFTDFPGTGDLARDQITSSFVRSPQNPDVLAKTEFNTLDGNAPLVIGHRGASGSRPEHTLAAYKLAIADGADFIEPDLVATKDGILIARHENALAILNADGTINRTDTSTDIATRPEFADRFTTKIIDGRTIRGWFTEDLTLAEIKTLKAIERLPDLRGTEYDNDNLEVPTLTEIIDLVKQVETETGRKIGIYPETKHPTYFATEGKLLDGTTPINTNLGQLLVNTLVANNFTDPKRVFIQSFEVGNLQELNDVIMPAASIDLPLIQLYGGATQRPYDFVVSGDIRTYGNLTTPAELAKIAEYASGIGPSKRLIIPANTVDNNGDGQPDDLNGDGTINEADRVLGTPTTLVQDAHEAGLLVHPYTFRNEGLFLASDYNGDPKAEYEQFIELGIDGYFTDFPSTGDLVRDQFVGETVVSNLGGSRGFEGMAISPDQKTLYPLLEGTVFGDPIGSLRIYKFDVASQQYQGLQGFYRMESPSHAIGDFTVINNNEYLIIERDGGQGDAAKFKKIYKVDLSKKDANGFVEKVEVADLLNIQDPNDLNGDGKTTFDFPFVTIEDVLVIDEKTILVANDNNYPFSVGRGPDIDNNEIIILKLDQTLNLAAGVGQPAKDLVTGSPNADILIAGTDFDGISDIVFTGAGNDEVDVPFGGNRAGDNRISTGSGADIIYVGNGDRSFGGSGNDEIDATDASNYRLSGGTGNDIFYLGADGRALGGEGDDKFYVQEGGGNLLSGGAGADQFWILTGDLPSAANTIVDFEMGTDVLGIGGQGAGFDFSDLTLSGNSIMVGSTTVAILTGMNTTSLTAANFAFA, translated from the coding sequence TTGATTGGTTTTTCTTCTCTCCCTGCTGATAGTTTTGCTGAGGGTCCAGAATCAGGAAATGGTATTTCTGGTAATGGTAGAACCGGACCCTTTCCCGGACAGCCAATACAAGGTTTTAGCGGTGTACAATTTGCAGATGATAAGAGTTTTTATTTTCTGTCAGATAATGGTTATGGGGCAAAAAACAATAGTGCAGATTATTTACTGCGTATCCATCGGGTAGATCCTAATTTTCAGGGGACAGAAAATGGTGACGGTACTGTTAATACTTTAGGTTTCATTCAACTTTCTGACCCTGATAATAAAATTCCGTTTTCAATCGTTAATGAAGGAACTACGGCAAGATTATTAACTGGTGCAGACTTTGATATTGAATCATTTGTGATTGCCAAAGATGGTTCAATCTGGATTGGTGAAGAATTTGGTCCTTATCTATTACATTTTGATGCTACTGGCAAATTGTTAGATGCACCTATTCCTACACCTAACACAATCACACTTAATACATTAACTGGTGAAGCGCCAATTGTCATTGGACACAGAGGTGCTAGTGGTGAACTACCAGAACATACTCTGGGATCTTATAAGTTAGCAATTGAACAAGGTGCAGACTTCATTGAACCAGACTTGGTTTCTACTAAGGATGGTGTGTTAATTGCCCGTCATGAACCAATGCTTGATGACACTACCAACGTAGCAGAAGTTTTTGGTGCAGACCGCAAAACTACCAAGATGCTGGATGGTGTAGAAGTCACTGCTTATTTTGCTTCTGACTTTACTTTAGCAGAAATCAAAACACTAAAGGCAAAAATGCCTCAAGGTTTCCGCACTCAAGTGTTTAATGATTTGTATGAAATTCCTACTTTTGCGGAAATCATTGAATTGGTTAAACAGGTAGAACTAGATACAGGTCGCAAAATTGGCATCTATCCAGAAACTAAACATCCAACTTTCCACGATAATCTGAATCTATCTTTAGAAGAACCGCTGTTAGCAACTTTAGAAGCAGCAGATTTTACTGATCCTAGTCGGGTGTTTATCCAATCTTTTGAAGTTGCTAACCTCAAAGAACTGAATGGCAAAACGGATATCCCTCTAGTTCAATTATTAGATGCTTATGATGTCAATCTTGATGGTTCTCTGCAAGAAGTTCAACCTTATGATTTCGTGGTTAGCGGTGATATCCGCACCTATGCAAACTTACGAACAGTCGCAGGTTTAGCAGAAATTGCTACCTATGCGGATGGTATTGGCCCCTGGAAACGGATGATTGTTTCTGTCAAGGGTGTGGATGCTAATAATGATGGTGTAGCGGATGATGTCAATGGTGATGGTGCAGTTAACGATGCTGATAAAACTCTAACTGCCCCTACTACTTTAGTCCAAGATGCCCATGCTGTGGGTTTGCTGGTACATCCCTACACCTTCCGTAATGAAGGACGCTATTTAGCTTCAGATTATAATGGCAACCCAGCGGAAGAATTTAAACAGTTGATCAATTTGGGTGTTGATGGCTATTTTACCGATTTTCCAGGTACAGGTGACTTAGCACGCGACCAAATTACCAGTTCATTTGTAAGATCGCCCCAAAACCCTGATGTTCTAGCTAAAACCGAGTTTAACACCTTAGATGGTAATGCACCTTTAGTAATTGGTCACAGAGGTGCAAGTGGTTCACGTCCAGAACATACCTTAGCAGCTTACAAATTAGCGATCGCAGATGGGGCAGATTTTATTGAACCTGATTTGGTAGCTACCAAAGACGGAATTTTGATCGCACGTCATGAAAACGCCTTAGCAATTCTCAACGCTGATGGTACAATCAACCGCACGGACACCAGCACTGATATTGCTACCCGTCCAGAATTTGCAGACCGTTTCACCACCAAAATCATTGATGGTCGTACTATCAGAGGTTGGTTTACTGAAGATTTAACTTTAGCAGAAATCAAAACCCTAAAAGCGATAGAAAGACTACCAGACTTACGGGGAACAGAATACGACAATGACAACTTAGAAGTTCCCACCCTCACAGAAATCATTGATTTAGTCAAACAGGTAGAAACAGAAACAGGTCGCAAAATCGGTATTTATCCAGAAACCAAACACCCCACCTATTTTGCGACTGAAGGTAAACTTCTAGACGGAACAACCCCAATTAATACCAATTTAGGGCAGTTGCTAGTTAACACCTTAGTTGCTAATAACTTTACTGATCCAAAACGGGTATTTATCCAGTCTTTTGAAGTAGGCAATCTCCAAGAACTCAATGATGTGATCATGCCAGCGGCAAGTATTGATCTACCACTAATTCAATTATATGGGGGAGCAACACAAAGACCTTATGATTTTGTAGTTAGTGGTGATATTCGCACCTACGGCAATCTTACCACTCCCGCAGAACTAGCTAAAATTGCCGAGTATGCCTCTGGAATTGGACCCAGCAAGCGTTTAATTATTCCTGCCAACACAGTAGATAATAATGGTGATGGTCAACCAGATGATCTCAATGGTGATGGCACAATTAACGAAGCTGACCGAGTTCTTGGTACTCCCACAACTTTAGTCCAAGATGCCCATGAAGCAGGTTTGCTGGTACATCCCTACACCTTCCGCAATGAAGGACTGTTTCTGGCATCAGACTACAACGGTGATCCAAAAGCTGAATATGAGCAGTTTATCGAATTGGGTATTGACGGCTATTTTACCGACTTCCCCAGTACAGGTGACTTGGTGCGTGACCAATTCGTAGGTGAAACTGTTGTTTCCAACCTTGGTGGTTCCAGAGGGTTTGAAGGGATGGCTATTAGTCCCGACCAAAAAACCTTATATCCTTTACTGGAAGGAACCGTTTTTGGTGATCCTATAGGTTCACTGAGAATCTATAAATTTGATGTCGCTTCCCAGCAATACCAAGGATTACAGGGTTTCTACCGCATGGAAAGCCCCAGTCATGCTATTGGTGATTTCACAGTCATTAATAACAATGAGTACCTGATCATAGAAAGAGATGGTGGTCAAGGTGACGCGGCTAAATTCAAAAAAATCTACAAAGTTGATTTGTCGAAAAAAGACGCTAACGGCTTTGTTGAGAAAGTGGAAGTAGCTGACCTCCTCAACATCCAAGACCCCAACGACCTCAACGGAGATGGCAAAACGACATTTGACTTCCCATTTGTCACCATTGAAGATGTATTAGTTATTGACGAAAAAACCATTTTGGTGGCCAATGACAATAACTATCCTTTCTCTGTTGGTCGTGGTCCAGATATCGACAACAACGAAATCATCATCCTCAAATTAGATCAAACCCTCAACCTAGCTGCGGGTGTAGGTCAACCGGCAAAAGACCTGGTTACAGGTTCACCAAACGCAGATATATTGATAGCTGGAACTGACTTTGATGGTATCAGTGACATAGTTTTCACAGGTGCTGGCAACGATGAAGTAGATGTTCCCTTTGGTGGTAATCGCGCAGGTGACAACCGTATCTCTACTGGTAGTGGTGCTGATATTATCTATGTGGGTAATGGCGATCGCTCTTTTGGTGGTAGTGGCAATGATGAAATAGACGCTACAGATGCCAGTAACTACCGTCTCTCTGGTGGTACAGGCAATGATATCTTCTACCTGGGTGCAGATGGTCGCGCTTTAGGTGGTGAAGGTGACGATAAGTTCTACGTCCAAGAGGGTGGTGGTAACTTAC